One segment of Thermodesulfovibrio sp. 3907-1M DNA contains the following:
- the nuoK gene encoding NADH-quinone oxidoreductase subunit NuoK, with protein MTPLSWYLILSATVFSIGLIGFIIRRDLIVMLMCLEIMFNAVNIAFASFSFYNANLQGQIFVLFSIAIAACEAVVGLAIVLALVRNTGINHSDEINKLRD; from the coding sequence ATGACGCCTCTTAGCTGGTATTTAATCCTGAGTGCTACAGTTTTCAGTATAGGTTTAATAGGTTTTATCATAAGGAGAGACCTGATTGTAATGCTCATGTGTCTTGAAATTATGTTTAATGCCGTAAATATTGCTTTTGCTTCTTTTAGCTTTTACAATGCTAATCTCCAGGGTCAGATTTTTGTTTTATTTTCAATAGCTATTGCTGCATGTGAAGCTGTTGTTGGTCTTGCCATTGTTCTTGCTCTTGTCAGAAATACAGGAATAAATCACTCTGATGAGATTAATAAATTGAGGGACTAA
- a CDS encoding NADH-quinone oxidoreductase subunit J, with protein MNPAVEHAFFIYFFVSLCILSVAVIASRNIIHGAFYLLIFLLHVAAVFLFLNAEFLMVIQIIVYVGGVLALFVFAIMVMNIKEELRHKRFVKFSTAGLATGIIFFVSLYIFLNHVKSGENVLIKSDTTSLGKLLFSYYLLPFEILSLVLLVALIGGIIIAKKTPVDREGR; from the coding sequence ATGAATCCAGCAGTTGAGCATGCTTTTTTCATATATTTTTTTGTAAGCCTTTGTATTTTAAGTGTCGCTGTAATTGCCTCCAGAAATATCATTCACGGTGCTTTTTATTTATTGATTTTTCTTCTTCATGTGGCAGCAGTATTTCTTTTCTTAAATGCTGAGTTTTTAATGGTTATTCAGATTATTGTTTACGTAGGAGGAGTTCTGGCTTTGTTTGTTTTTGCTATAATGGTAATGAATATCAAGGAAGAGCTGAGACATAAAAGATTTGTAAAATTTTCTACTGCTGGACTGGCTACAGGTATCATATTTTTTGTGAGTCTTTATATTTTTCTAAACCATGTAAAATCCGGGGAAAATGTTTTAATTAAGTCTGATACGACTTCACTTGGTAAGCTTCTATTTTCTTATTATCTTTTGCCATTTGAGATACTTTCTTTAGTTTTACTCGTTGCACTTATAGGTGGAATTATTATTGCCAAAAAGACTCCTGTTGACAGGGAGGGCAGATGA
- a CDS encoding NADH-quinone oxidoreductase subunit I, whose amino-acid sequence MKLREIINKIFLIEIFKGLFLTLRMLFSKPVTIQYPLQRRKIYPGFRGRHALVRDPFTGNEKCIGCMRCTSVCPSRCIYIKREKTENKMIVTDYVIDASRCIFCAYCVEACPVCALVLTEDFEYSDYMRKNLIFNKEQLLKNWDEFASKWPYDVYFNKFWQPPGIDPSRWPKTKREQKPIPIKRFVEIKKEESDESSS is encoded by the coding sequence ATGAAACTGAGAGAAATTATAAATAAGATTTTTCTGATTGAAATATTTAAAGGACTTTTTCTTACATTGAGGATGCTTTTCAGTAAACCTGTAACAATTCAGTATCCTCTTCAAAGAAGAAAAATTTATCCCGGATTTAGAGGCAGACACGCTCTTGTAAGAGACCCTTTTACAGGAAATGAAAAATGTATTGGATGCATGAGATGTACCAGTGTATGTCCGTCAAGATGTATTTACATTAAAAGAGAAAAAACAGAAAATAAAATGATTGTAACAGACTATGTTATTGATGCCTCAAGATGTATATTCTGTGCCTATTGCGTGGAAGCCTGTCCAGTATGTGCTTTGGTGCTGACAGAGGATTTTGAATATTCTGACTATATGAGAAAAAATCTGATTTTTAACAAAGAACAGCTCCTTAAAAACTGGGATGAATTTGCAAGTAAGTGGCCCTATGATGTTTATTTCAATAAGTTTTGGCAACCTCCAGGAATAGACCCATCAAGGTGGCCCAAGACAAAGAGAGAACAAAAACCTATTCCAATTAAAAGGTTTGTTGAGATAAAAAAGGAGGAATCGGATGAATCCAGCAGTTGA
- the nuoH gene encoding NADH-quinone oxidoreductase subunit NuoH produces the protein METVYIILITTFKTLIYFGILMLHVAYATYAERKVIGHIQLRLGPMLVGPHGLLQPIADVVKLIFKEDIIPTKVDKAIFRIAPLISLTAALSTFAVIPVNKNWVISDINVGLLYVIGIAGIGTYGIIFSGWSSNSKYAFLGSLRSAAQMISYEVALGLSLVGVILMAESFNLTEIVNKQGEYWYGMFLFPQIIGYFVFVVAMLAETNRLPFDLPEAETELVAGYFVEYSGIRFSLFYLAEYLAMFCMSALATICFWGGWTIPPVLLKALPALGLIPGIVWFLLKVYFHIFLFFWLRGTLPRYRYDQLMAIGWKVLIPLALFNILVTSIFKYYL, from the coding sequence ATGGAAACCGTTTATATTATTTTAATAACGACTTTCAAGACATTAATTTATTTTGGAATTCTTATGCTTCATGTTGCATATGCTACATATGCTGAAAGAAAGGTGATAGGACATATTCAACTGAGGCTTGGTCCCATGCTTGTTGGTCCCCATGGATTACTCCAGCCAATTGCAGATGTTGTTAAGCTTATATTTAAGGAAGATATCATTCCGACAAAAGTAGATAAAGCGATTTTCAGAATAGCGCCTCTCATAAGTCTCACTGCAGCTTTGAGCACCTTTGCTGTAATTCCTGTGAATAAAAACTGGGTTATTTCAGATATAAATGTGGGTTTACTCTATGTGATTGGTATTGCAGGAATTGGAACTTATGGAATAATTTTTTCAGGATGGTCATCAAACTCAAAGTATGCTTTCTTAGGCAGTCTTCGTTCAGCAGCGCAGATGATAAGCTATGAAGTTGCTCTTGGTTTAAGTCTTGTTGGTGTTATTTTAATGGCAGAGTCCTTTAATTTAACTGAAATAGTTAATAAACAAGGTGAATACTGGTATGGGATGTTTTTATTTCCGCAGATTATTGGATACTTTGTTTTTGTTGTTGCTATGCTTGCAGAAACTAATAGACTTCCCTTTGATCTACCAGAAGCAGAAACAGAACTTGTCGCAGGATATTTTGTTGAATACTCTGGAATAAGATTTTCCCTGTTTTATCTTGCTGAATACCTTGCAATGTTTTGTATGTCTGCTCTTGCCACAATATGCTTCTGGGGAGGATGGACAATACCACCAGTTTTATTAAAAGCTTTACCAGCTCTTGGATTGATTCCAGGCATTGTGTGGTTTCTTTTGAAGGTTTACTTTCACATATTTCTGTTTTTCTGGCTGAGAGGTACTTTGCCAAGATACAGATATGACCAGCTAATGGCAATTGGATGGAAGGTTTTAATTCCCCTGGCTTTATTTAACATTTTGGTGACTTCAATTTTCAAGTATTATTTGTGA